One Carettochelys insculpta isolate YL-2023 chromosome 1, ASM3395843v1, whole genome shotgun sequence genomic window, CAAATACTAGATTTAGAAACCTGAAATATTTATTGTTCCTCACATTTTTTGCAAGGCACAAGGGTAAAGAACAATTTTAACGGTAAGACTTCTGGTAGCGTGCACGGGCACCAGGTCCACCAAACTTCTTGGACTCGCAACGACGTGGATCTGCAACCAGCAGGGTTCTATCATACTGGATTAAGATGTCCTTGATTTCCTTTTTGGAAGCTTCATCAACATCTAAAAAAGAAATCATATTTATGACATATTCAATAACCTCCACCCATTAGTCTTCTGTATATAGCACTTAATGTCTGAAGCTCAATGCCTCAAAAAGGCTagtaaaagaaaatcaaaaccaACTTACATTTCTGATAATAAGCCACCAATgctttggaaatagactgacgaaTTGCTGTTGAGGAAAAAGACATGTTAGCAATAATATCCAATAATTACAGGTTTACACATATAAcatggaaaaagggggggggggtgtttgttgTTGTCGTTcgggattttgtttgtttcatttttgggTGAGGGGAGAAGTTGGAAGAAATTAATGTGATAAATGAAAAAAGTTCTAAATGTAATGATTAAACCACATCAAACCATTTTGTGTCATGCATCTTCCACCTCAGATcacaccctttaaaaaaaaaaaagacttcaaaaTGTCAGAACGGATAACTAACACTGGTGAAAATCTGGATTAACAGCTACCTCTTCTTGTTCACTGTGAGTCATATCTGCTTAATAAATGTACACAGGCCTTAACCAGAAGCAGTGCAAAGCTATATTGTCCTCTGACAAATGTGAATAACTTACAAGGCCAGTTTTGATTCTAAAATTTTTATTTGACCAATTTTATCTGAGAAAGTAACTGCTTGACTTTGCAGCATAGTAAGTAAACGCCGTTTAAACTTGAGACAAAAATCTTTGATGGAAGAATCAATGATACCTTCACTAATCCACAAAATCTCATTTATGTATAACTGGAAGAGGAAAATGCTAATGCAGTTCCATACAGACCATTTCCACAAAGATCATTCGTGTATACATATGAGGGCAGTTGATACAGATATACAAAACTAATATGTGTAGCTGAAGTTTTACACTACAGATGTTGCTTATGCCCtgataaaatatttataatttctTACTAATTAGTTCAAAGTAGATAATAAAGTAGCTTAATCTATTCCAGCCCATACAATAATACTGCACAAGAATCTTACCGTAGATTTGTGCTACATGGCCACCACCCTTGACACGGACTCTGATGTCAACACCAGCAAAGCGTTCCTTCCCCAGGAGGAGAACAGGTTCAAGCAGCTAAGAAAAACATGCATATTACATGCATTATGAGAACATATTTATGATGAAAAGCAACAATCAGAATGTTGTGCGCGAGGTTTCTAAGGATGGACTTACAAAATGTTTGGTGCTAGGAGTCTTGAATTTACAATGCACACACTAA contains:
- the RPS16 gene encoding small ribosomal subunit protein uS9, with the translated sequence MPAKGPLQSVQVFGRKKTATAVAHCKRGNGLIKVNGRPLEMIEPRTLQYKLLEPVLLLGKERFAGVDIRVRVKGGGHVAQIYAIRQSISKALVAYYQKYVDEASKKEIKDILIQYDRTLLVADPRRCESKKFGGPGARARYQKSYR